A region of Thermodesulfobacteriota bacterium DNA encodes the following proteins:
- a CDS encoding homoserine dehydrogenase, with translation MTTIKVGLIGFGTVGSGLAQVLHEQAGRLERKVGLTIALAKVADLRAVRLPVHLAHIPLCRDAGEILRDPELDIVVELIGGIEPARTLILQALAAGKHVVTANKALLARHGSEIFAAAARAGREIGFEASVAGGIPVLKALREGLVANRILSIMGIVNGTANYILSRMTDEGLPFDEVLREAQARGYAEADPTYDIEGIDTAHKLAILVSMAYGMPVDLEAISVEGISRITPLDIAFARELGCRIKLLAISHNHGEHVEARVHPTMVPEGHLLANINGAYNAINIIGDMVGSILLSGLGAGMMATGSAVAADVVDIARNIRHGAINRVPALAYLPERIAPRRITPMGDIKGCYYIRIDALDQPGVLATVGGILARHGISIESVIQKGRRQRGAVPVVMRTHEASEAAVAKALAEIDALPICAAPAVKIRILADPAEGEQG, from the coding sequence ATGACGACAATCAAGGTGGGCTTGATCGGCTTCGGAACCGTGGGCAGCGGGCTGGCCCAGGTGCTCCATGAACAGGCCGGCCGGCTGGAGCGCAAGGTGGGGCTAACCATTGCGCTCGCCAAGGTGGCGGATCTCCGGGCCGTGCGTCTGCCGGTCCATCTGGCGCACATCCCTTTGTGCCGGGATGCCGGCGAGATCCTCCGGGATCCTGAGCTCGATATCGTGGTGGAGCTCATCGGCGGCATCGAGCCGGCCCGTACCCTCATCCTCCAGGCCCTGGCGGCGGGCAAGCACGTGGTCACAGCCAACAAGGCGCTCTTGGCCCGCCATGGCAGCGAGATCTTTGCCGCCGCGGCCCGGGCCGGCCGAGAGATCGGCTTCGAGGCCTCGGTGGCCGGCGGTATCCCGGTGCTGAAGGCCCTGCGGGAAGGCCTGGTGGCCAACCGCATCCTCTCCATCATGGGCATTGTCAACGGCACCGCCAACTACATCCTGTCCCGGATGACCGACGAAGGCCTGCCCTTCGACGAGGTGCTCCGGGAGGCCCAGGCCCGGGGCTACGCCGAGGCGGATCCCACCTACGACATCGAGGGCATCGACACCGCCCACAAGCTGGCCATCCTGGTCAGCATGGCCTACGGCATGCCGGTGGATCTGGAGGCCATCAGCGTCGAGGGGATCTCCCGGATCACCCCCCTCGATATCGCCTTTGCCCGGGAGCTGGGCTGTCGGATCAAGCTCCTGGCCATCAGCCACAACCACGGCGAGCACGTGGAGGCCCGCGTCCATCCCACCATGGTGCCGGAGGGCCACCTCTTGGCCAACATCAACGGGGCCTACAACGCCATCAACATCATCGGCGACATGGTGGGCAGCATCCTCCTTTCCGGCCTGGGGGCAGGGATGATGGCCACCGGCTCGGCGGTGGCGGCGGATGTGGTCGATATCGCCCGCAACATCCGCCATGGCGCCATCAACCGGGTGCCGGCCCTGGCCTATCTGCCGGAGCGGATCGCGCCCCGTCGCATCACCCCCATGGGCGACATCAAGGGCTGCTACTACATCCGCATCGACGCCCTGGACCAGCCCGGGGTGCTGGCCACTGTTGGCGGTATTCTGGCCCGGCACGGGATCAGCATCGAGTCGGTGATCCAGAAGGGCCGCCGGCAGCGGGGGGCGGTGCCGGTGGTCATGCGCACCCATGAGGCCAGCGAGGCGGCGGTAGCCAAAGCCCTGGCCGAGATCGACGCCCTGCCCATCTGCGCCGCGCCGGCGGTCAAGATCCGGATTCTTGCCGACCCGGCGGAGGGTGAGCAGGGATGA
- a CDS encoding cofactor-independent phosphoglycerate mutase, protein MKVIILVGDGMGDLPLAELQGRTPLAVARTPAMDYLARHGELGLVTTIPAGLPPGSDVANLSVLGFRPEEVYTGRAPLEAASLGVQLAPGQIAFRLNLVTLAPGADGTLTMADYSAGHISTAEARALIAALDQELASPDLALYPGVSYRHLLVLTGEGADLATVPPHDHSGRDISSFLAAYGRVPALASFMARARALLAAHPVNREREAAGRPPANGVWLWGQGRAPCLPTFAQRYGLRGSLISAVDLLKGIGVYAGLTVVQVPGATGYLDTNYEGKAQAALAALAEGDFVLVHVEAPDEASHQGNLAGKIQAIEDFDRRIVGPVLQGLAGGPPFRLAVLMDHLTPLALRTHVADPVPFVIYDGRAPRAAQAHSFCEEAAAATGLRLPDGEAFMERLLGRRP, encoded by the coding sequence ATGAAGGTGATCATCCTGGTGGGGGACGGCATGGGGGATCTGCCCCTGGCCGAGCTTCAAGGCCGCACCCCGCTGGCCGTAGCCCGGACCCCGGCCATGGACTACCTGGCCCGCCACGGCGAGCTGGGCCTTGTCACCACCATCCCGGCCGGTCTGCCGCCGGGCTCTGACGTGGCCAACCTGTCGGTTCTGGGCTTTCGGCCGGAAGAGGTCTACACCGGCCGCGCCCCCCTGGAGGCTGCCAGCCTGGGCGTGCAGCTGGCCCCTGGCCAGATCGCCTTCCGGCTCAACCTGGTCACCCTGGCACCCGGCGCGGACGGGACCTTGACCATGGCCGACTACAGCGCCGGCCACATCAGCACCGCCGAGGCCCGGGCCCTCATCGCCGCCCTGGACCAGGAGTTGGCCAGCCCTGATCTCGCCCTCTACCCCGGCGTCAGCTACCGGCACCTCCTGGTCCTCACCGGCGAAGGCGCGGATCTCGCCACCGTGCCGCCCCACGACCACAGCGGCCGGGACATCTCGTCCTTTCTGGCCGCCTATGGCCGGGTGCCGGCCCTGGCCAGCTTCATGGCCCGGGCCCGGGCCCTTCTCGCCGCCCATCCCGTGAACCGGGAGCGGGAGGCCGCCGGCCGGCCGCCCGCCAATGGCGTCTGGCTGTGGGGGCAGGGCCGGGCCCCGTGCCTGCCCACTTTCGCCCAGCGCTATGGCCTGCGCGGCTCGTTGATCTCGGCGGTGGACCTGCTCAAAGGCATCGGCGTCTATGCCGGTCTGACCGTCGTCCAGGTGCCTGGCGCCACCGGCTACCTGGACACCAACTACGAGGGCAAGGCCCAGGCAGCCCTGGCGGCCCTGGCCGAGGGCGACTTTGTGCTGGTGCATGTGGAGGCCCCGGACGAGGCCAGCCACCAGGGGAATCTCGCCGGCAAGATCCAGGCCATCGAGGATTTCGACCGCCGCATCGTGGGACCTGTTTTGCAGGGTCTGGCCGGCGGCCCCCCCTTCCGGCTGGCAGTGCTCATGGACCACCTCACACCCTTGGCCCTGCGCACCCATGTCGCGGATCCCGTGCCCTTCGTCATCTACGACGGCCGCGCCCCCCGGGCGGCCCAGGCGCACAGCTTCTGCGAAGAGGCGGCCGCTGCCACCGGCCTGAGGCTCCCCGATGGCGAGGCCTTCATGGAGCGCCTTCTGGGGAGAAGGCCATGA
- a CDS encoding thioesterase family protein, with amino-acid sequence MSRLSVELAGPVHRSSVRVLYADTDTAGVVYYANYLRFFELGRTELMRAWVVPAAELEAEGLILPVVECYCRYKASAAYDDLVHIDTCLAQIRDVACRFHYRLTREKDGRLLAVGFTLHAAVDRAGKLTRLPAGIVARLQAKCDQTATPLASSLDRAQEHG; translated from the coding sequence ATGAGTCGATTATCCGTGGAACTGGCCGGCCCTGTCCACCGCTCCTCGGTGCGGGTGCTCTATGCCGACACGGATACCGCCGGCGTGGTCTACTATGCCAACTACCTGCGCTTCTTCGAGCTGGGTCGCACCGAGCTCATGCGCGCCTGGGTGGTGCCCGCCGCCGAGCTGGAGGCAGAGGGTCTCATCCTGCCGGTGGTGGAATGCTACTGCCGGTACAAGGCCTCCGCTGCCTACGACGATCTGGTGCATATCGACACCTGCCTGGCCCAGATCCGGGACGTGGCCTGTCGTTTCCATTACCGCCTGACCAGGGAGAAGGACGGCCGCCTCCTGGCGGTGGGCTTCACCTTGCATGCCGCGGTGGACCGGGCCGGCAAGCTGACCCGCCTGCCCGCCGGCATTGTTGCCCGGCTGCAGGCCAAGTGCGACCAAACCGCGACCCCGCTGGCGTCCAGCCTTGACAGGGCCCAGGAGCACGGGTAG
- a CDS encoding DEAD/DEAH box helicase family protein, translating to MKPGQESRLAGESVHNHSPPAAKIALFRALFRGRDDLYARRFESRKTGKSGYQPACGNEWVHGLCDRRVVKCAMCPHRRLLPVTDEVVRWHLSGRDDAGRPFVMGVYPMLADESCFFLAADFDKESWQEDTAAFMDTCRRLDLPAALERSRSGRGGHVWLFFDEPVPAGLARRLAAYLLTETMERRPDVGLDSYDRFVPGQDTLPHGGWGSLVALPLQKESRERGNSVFVDDSFVPFPDQWAYLATRPRIGRGQAEAMVREAEARGRVLGVRLVAPEDDDEAPWTAPPSRRRREPSLAELPERLDLVLGDQIYVRKADLAPGLRNRLLRLAAFQNPEFYKAQAMRLPTFGTPRIIGCAEDLPQHLGLPRGCLGDVADLLAELGVAPVIHDERQRGQALAVSFHGELRPEQQAAAEAMAAHETGVLAATTAFGKTVVAAWLIAKRQTSTLVLVHRQQLLEQWLERLATFLDLPPGAIGRIGGGRKKPTGALDVALIQSLVRKGVVDDRVGDYGHLVVDECHHLSARSFELVARRAKARFVTGLSATVARKDGQHPIIFMQCGPVRYRVAAKKEALARPFTHTVLVRPTGVLSLARSEEAGRAQDARSRFQEIFAELMADEARNRLICADVIAALHEGRSPVVLTERTGHLKDLAQRLAPEVPHLIVLSGGLGKRALSAALTQMAAVPEDEGRVLVATGRFLGEGFDDARLDTLFLALPVSWRGTIAQYAGRLHRLHDRKREVRVYDYADLNVPMLARMFERRCRGYEAIGYTVQLPASALPGWPAEVVLPSDPAWKESFAASVRRLIRDGVDTPLATLFVRAAGAIPPHAEEAARARSAAEAFLYRRLATLPETAGRFRLNVELPIPFDGQGRMEVDFLDAESRVAIELDGPQHLADPLAYRRDRRKDLLLQANGYFVLRFLTEDLGTHLDDVLDAIGRALAHRRGERGRGSGSAAPSGG from the coding sequence ATGAAGCCAGGGCAGGAGTCGCGGCTGGCGGGGGAATCCGTCCACAACCACTCGCCGCCGGCCGCCAAGATCGCCTTGTTCCGCGCCCTGTTCCGCGGCCGGGACGACCTCTACGCCCGCCGGTTCGAAAGCCGCAAGACCGGCAAGTCCGGCTACCAGCCAGCCTGCGGCAACGAATGGGTGCACGGCCTTTGTGACCGGCGGGTTGTCAAGTGCGCCATGTGTCCGCACCGGCGACTCCTGCCGGTGACGGACGAGGTCGTCCGCTGGCACCTGTCCGGCCGGGACGATGCCGGCCGCCCCTTTGTCATGGGCGTCTATCCGATGCTGGCGGACGAGAGCTGTTTTTTCCTGGCTGCTGATTTCGACAAGGAAAGCTGGCAGGAGGATACGGCGGCCTTCATGGACACCTGCCGCCGCCTGGACCTGCCGGCGGCCTTGGAGCGCTCGCGCTCCGGCCGTGGCGGTCATGTGTGGCTGTTCTTCGACGAGCCGGTGCCGGCGGGCCTGGCGCGGCGACTGGCGGCATACCTGCTCACCGAGACCATGGAGCGGCGGCCGGATGTCGGTCTTGATTCCTATGACCGCTTTGTTCCGGGCCAGGACACCCTGCCCCACGGCGGCTGGGGCAGTCTGGTCGCTCTGCCGTTGCAGAAGGAGAGCCGGGAGCGCGGCAACAGCGTCTTTGTGGACGATTCCTTCGTTCCCTTTCCCGACCAGTGGGCCTATCTCGCCACTCGGCCGAGGATCGGGCGGGGGCAGGCGGAGGCGATGGTGCGGGAGGCGGAGGCCCGGGGGCGGGTGCTCGGGGTGCGTCTGGTGGCGCCGGAGGACGATGATGAGGCGCCCTGGACCGCGCCACCATCGCGCCGGCGGCGGGAGCCATCCCTGGCCGAGCTGCCCGAGCGGCTGGATCTGGTGCTGGGGGATCAGATCTATGTCCGGAAGGCGGACCTTGCCCCAGGTCTGCGCAACCGGCTGCTCCGCCTGGCGGCGTTCCAGAATCCGGAATTTTACAAGGCCCAGGCCATGCGGCTGCCGACCTTCGGCACGCCCCGCATCATCGGCTGCGCCGAGGACCTGCCGCAGCACCTCGGCCTGCCACGGGGCTGCCTCGGGGATGTGGCCGATCTGCTGGCCGAGCTGGGAGTCGCGCCCGTCATCCATGACGAGCGGCAGCGGGGTCAGGCACTGGCGGTCTCGTTCCACGGGGAGCTGCGTCCCGAGCAGCAGGCGGCGGCCGAGGCGATGGCCGCCCACGAGACCGGGGTACTGGCCGCGACCACCGCTTTCGGCAAGACGGTGGTCGCGGCCTGGCTCATTGCCAAGCGCCAGACGAGCACCCTGGTCCTGGTCCATCGCCAGCAGCTCCTCGAACAGTGGCTGGAGCGCCTGGCGACCTTCCTGGACCTGCCCCCGGGCGCTATTGGCCGGATCGGTGGCGGCCGCAAGAAGCCTACCGGGGCGCTGGACGTGGCCCTCATCCAGAGTCTGGTCAGAAAGGGCGTGGTGGACGATCGGGTCGGCGATTACGGCCATCTCGTGGTGGATGAGTGCCACCATCTGTCAGCCCGCAGCTTTGAGCTGGTGGCCCGGCGCGCCAAGGCCCGGTTCGTCACCGGTCTTTCCGCCACCGTGGCTCGGAAGGATGGCCAGCACCCGATCATCTTCATGCAATGCGGCCCGGTGCGCTACCGGGTCGCGGCAAAAAAAGAGGCCCTGGCGCGTCCGTTCACCCATACCGTTCTGGTCCGGCCAACCGGCGTTCTGTCCCTCGCCCGGTCCGAGGAGGCCGGTCGGGCCCAGGACGCCCGCAGTCGCTTCCAGGAGATCTTTGCTGAGCTCATGGCTGACGAGGCCCGCAACCGGCTCATCTGCGCCGATGTCATCGCTGCCCTTCACGAGGGCCGGTCGCCGGTGGTGCTGACCGAGCGGACCGGGCATCTGAAGGATCTGGCGCAACGCCTGGCCCCGGAGGTCCCGCACCTCATCGTCCTGTCTGGCGGGCTGGGCAAGAGGGCGCTGTCTGCTGCCTTGACCCAGATGGCGGCGGTGCCCGAGGACGAGGGCCGGGTGCTCGTGGCCACCGGCCGGTTCCTGGGCGAGGGGTTCGACGACGCACGGCTGGACACCCTGTTTCTGGCCCTGCCGGTCTCCTGGCGGGGGACCATCGCCCAGTACGCCGGCCGGCTGCACCGCCTGCACGATCGCAAGCGCGAGGTCCGGGTCTACGATTATGCCGACCTCAACGTGCCCATGCTGGCCAGGATGTTCGAGCGGCGATGCCGGGGGTATGAGGCGATCGGCTACACCGTGCAGCTGCCGGCCAGCGCTCTGCCAGGATGGCCGGCCGAGGTGGTGTTGCCCAGCGATCCCGCCTGGAAAGAGAGCTTTGCCGCCAGTGTGCGGCGTCTCATCAGGGACGGGGTGGACACGCCGCTGGCGACCTTGTTTGTTCGGGCAGCCGGGGCGATTCCCCCGCACGCCGAGGAGGCAGCCCGGGCCCGCAGCGCCGCCGAGGCCTTTCTCTACCGGCGGCTGGCCACCCTGCCCGAGACCGCTGGCCGGTTCCGCCTGAACGTGGAGCTGCCGATTCCTTTCGATGGACAGGGCCGCATGGAGGTCGATTTCCTGGACGCCGAATCCCGCGTAGCCATCGAGCTGGACGGCCCGCAGCATCTGGCCGATCCCCTGGCCTACCGCCGCGACCGCCGCAAGGATCTGCTCTTGCAGGCCAACGGCTACTTCGTGCTGCGCTTCCTGACCGAAGACCTCGGCACGCACCTCGACGACGTGCTCGACGCCATCGGCCGCGCCCTGGCCCATCGGCGTGGCGAGCGGGGGAGGGGATCAGGTTCGGCGGCACCGTCCGGGGGATGA